The Rufibacter sp. DG15C region TTCCCCCATGGGTAATACCAGAATGACTTTTTATTATAATTCTTTCGGTTGCTCCGTCAACTGGCATAGTGAATTCTTGCGGAAATGCCACACCTGCCAGTATAATGATTAGGATAACTATTCCAATTCTTCTTACTAGCATCATTACTACTCTGTTCATCGGCTCATGGAACCGAGATGAAAACTTTTTTCGTGATTAAATATGAAAAGCCCGTTTGTTCACAACAAAACTTGTGGCATATCTATTTAAATCAACAAGTACATTTTTTGGAGCAGGAAGGCTTACGCATATGCATTTAAAGGGAGTCTTCTTATTTTTATTTGAAAAGTCACATACATGTTTCATATAGCTCACGCTCTATTTTTTTCACAAATTCTATTGAATTATTCTTTACATTACCATATAAATTAGTTCTCATCCACAGATAATTTGAAATCGCATAACTGCAATCAAGGCAAGCGGCTAATTCTTTTTTAATATACAAAGAATCATAAACAGGAGAATCTCTTTTTAATCTCATATCATACCCATTTGTAATAACTTTGTCTACGTTATTAAAATGAGCCACAAGGCCAAACTCAAGAACAGATTCTAACTCTGAATAAGCTGAGTCATCCATTAACCCCCTAATTGTAAACTGCGTATTTTGAATACTTGAATTCCATTTCAAATATATGTCGTCATATCTATTTTTCCTTTCTTTAAGCTCTTCCAATGGGGCATTCCTTTTTAACGAAGAGGCTAGAAGAACAGAAACAGTATATCTTGTATACATCAACTCAGTAATTTCTTTTATTGCTTTTAACCCCTCTTCTCTTTTAACTTTAACTTGTTCAATTTTCTTTTGATTTTCAAGTTGGTATGCACTAATTTTTCCTGTAAGAATTCCTCCTATTCCCCAAGTCAATAAGAACCCAACAAACATAGTAGCTAGTGGATGGCGACTAAGCTTATCTATTTTTGATTGTTTTGGTTCGCCAAACATTTGTCTGACCCTTTGACGTATTTCCTCATCACTAATTATTTCATCTAAATTATCTCGATGAACCATATAACTAATAGATATATTATAAATACTTATTTATGGATAAGAATACTAAGTTCATACCTAATAATTAAATCTAAATTAATTTAAGATTCTAGCACTATCTGGAAAGTATGAAACATATTATACAAGGAAATACAATAACAAATAGCTTAACATTAACTATTATTCTTACTTGTGGCAAAAATAGAATAATCAATAGTCATATTATTAGTCAGGTCTGGAACGTCATCCTTCTTTCTTTCTCCATGAAAGTAATGCTCTGTTCTATTTAAAGACATATAAAGAACACCAATCATATCATCCTTATTCTTTTTTGAAGTTTTTGCAATAATATTTATGGCAAATCTAGCGATTTCCACATAAGCTGAATATGCAGGATTCGTAGCTGCTTTAATTACTGACCCTATGTTTTTTGAAAAACCTTCAAATCCTTCATCATTTATTATATCCTTAACAAGGTCTGAAGTGTCTCTAACATTCCTATCACTTTCGTAAGCTATAAATTGCCAATCAAAGCACTCTGGAATCTCATCTGATTGGTGTAAGACATAACCAGTGTCACCGAAGGTTAACTGATGGTTGTCCTTGACATTTTCAATAGGGGTTAGAATTCGGCTACTTACCACAGAATGAACAGCATCCTTCAAAATACCTTCCTTAACCACCTCTTCATTGGCATTGAGGTACTCTTTCATATCAGGCAAATTCCCTGATTTATTTGTAATAATGAAGCTTATGAGCTTTACCTGCGCTTTTTTCTTCCCGAATACCAAGAGGTTTCTTTCACCTTTGCTATCAAATATTTTGATTTTGTTGATTCTGAAATAGAACATAGACATAAATTTAAAGTGAGTATTATTATTAGGATAAATTATAATTAAAACAATACAAGTCATCACTTGCAATAAAAAATTGCATTTTATATATAATTATTTTACCATGAAAATGATAATAATCTTATAATCCGCAAACCTTTACATTTAATCTAATCAAAATCTAATTACAGAATGATACGTAATATAAATTTATAAGGTACTGAATATTAGAAACAACCATAAATCTATATATAAAAATAATTTAATATTTTATAAGCAGTATTATATTCTATATAGAGGTGATTTCTGAAATGCCATATATAATTTACAAATAGATTCGAATGCTAAATGGAAAAATACATTAAATGGATGGTTATTATTCCTCCTTTTCTTTTTGTAGCTATCTCAACATTTCAGCTTGACAAGCTAAATGACCAAATATTAAGCATAAAAACTTTTAGTATAAAGTCCACAATTGAGCCAATCTTTAGTGCAGACAGTTCATACAATAAAATAGTAGATAAGCACAAACTTGCAGAGCTTCTCCTATTAGCCCAACTTGAAGCTGATGTTATTAACAGGAGGTATCATCAGGCTAACGTATCTATGATGCTGACACTATGGATTAAGTATTTAAGCTTCTTAACAGGAATAATATTAACAATGGTTGGTTCTATATTTATACTTGGCAGAATTAACGACCTTAATACAACCGTAAATTACGACACCCCAAATTTTGGTAAAATTGCTTTTCAATCTTCATCTCCAGGAATTATTTTATCATTAATCGGAATGGTATTGATTCTTGCAAGTTTCCAAAGTAAAAGTATTGGAGAAATACAAGATACTGCAATCTATGTTGGTAAAAGGAATTCCTCAGTTGAGGAAATTAAAAATGAAAAACTCTTAATAACTCCTAATGAAGTACAAAAAGATGCAGGATTAAAAGATACCAACAAACCATCAAGGCTCAAATTTTAACTAATACTATAATGAAAAATTTTATTCCATACACCATTTTATTAGCATTTCTACTAAACAGCTATGAATCAACCGCACAGCAGGCATTCATCAAGGAAGGAAGGGAGTTGATTGACAAGGGTCATTATAAGGATGCAATCAAACTATTAGATGCAAATTGGAGGGTAGCAATAAATAAACTTGAAGTCGATTTATTGATTGCAGTTTGTTATTGCAATTTAGGCAAATATGATGAAGGCGTCTCAGAATTTAACAATATTAAATCCAGGTATATAAATTTAAACAAAAACACGCAATATTATATTTCTGAATCAATAAATAAATGCAGGCCTGGCGAAGTTTCTCCTTCAAAACCTATCCAAGCACTTGCTGTAATTGCTAGTGTTAGATGGAGTGCTGGAAAAGAATTTTATTTCCCTTCTGACCATATAAAGTATAACAAAAACCCGAGTACTGTAAAAATTGTTCAAACTCGAGTAAATGAAGAATTAATTCCCTACACATGGAGTAATGAATTAACTAAAATAAAAGTACAAAATACAATAAATAAAATAAACTACAAAAACAAGTATAAAATTAACTCATATTATATAAGCAAAAACTTCATAGTATACAATTTCGTCTCTAATAACAATTCTAAAACAATTGAACTTGCGAAAGAGCTAGAAAGAAATTTAGTATTTTATTCCAATTATTATAAAATGACAATTCCCCCATATAAAATTAACGCATTTATAGTTAAAAGCCAAGCACAATTGAATGATATTGCATTAAGGCATCATGGAATATCATTAAACCCAAACAATATAGGTTATTCCGTTACTAATGATTTGAGCATATTATCATATGCCCCAAATCAAACAACTGGAACTTTAAACCATGAATTAATTCATCTTTTACTCAACTTTAATTATCCCTTCTTAAAACCTTGGGTAAATGAAGGCCTAGCCTCGCTTTATGAAAGCAATGAGTGGAAAGACAACAAAGTAATTGGCTTGCCGAACTGGCGGGGAGACGTCATAAGGGATAATCTTTATGAAGAGGAAAAAGAAGTGATAAGGGGTGATATACTTAAAAATAGATATGAAGATACTTATGGATGGAATTTTCTAGACAATTTAATAAATATGGATTCTAATGAATTCAATAGACATCCTCTTTTAAATCATGCCATGGCTAGATATTTTTGCTTATATCTACAAGACAAAGGGCTACTTCAGCCACTCTTCAACGAATATAATAAAATATATTTTGCTAATACAGGCACATTAAGTAGTAGCTACAAATCGGTGAAACACGATGATATGGAAATTCTCTTCAAAATAAGCAATGGATTAACTATGTTTAATTACCAATATGACTTTAGGAAATGGCTACATTCAGGAATAGGTGATTTAGAATATTAAAACTAGAAACATTGAAGAAACTGAAATTCAGTTAAAATTATTTCATCATACTCCTACTTATCCAACATGACTATTCATAAACATATGCCAATGAGATATAACCTTTAATGTATAAATTCATTAAATAACTTAATTCTACGGCATGATTTTTCAGGGACATTAATTCTCAACCTTTTATCTACCAAATAATCGTTCAATTATTTGGTAGATAAAAGGTGAGGATGACTTTCTAAATATGCGAGAAAAGGTCGTTTTGCCATTACACCATTATTTGGGGAAGATATTTCCAAAGATATAGAAACAGAAAACCCACCGATTGGTGGGTCATGTCTGTTTTAAAGCTCTAATTAGCACTAGAACATTATTCATTCATCAATATTACTAAATTGATTTCAGAAATTTCTTTGGCCTCTTCCATGAAGGGTCACCGTATTCCCAGAATACATTAGGCTTCATACCGAAACCCATGCTTCCAAAAACTACCTCTCCCCCATTTAGCTCTGCCTCATGCAAAGCATTGAAGCAGCAATAACCAGGTAGGATAGCGTAACCCTCTTTTACCTTTTCCCAATAGGGCTTCATTAAATCCATGAAGAACTTTTGGACATCCTCGGGTGCTGCATGATAATGTCTTTTCGTGGGGACTCTCCGAATCAAGGCTTTCTGGTAATACACATCAAAGAATGGGTCTATTATAACGCCATCTTTGACTACCCAAAAGTGTCCGTCAAATATTGGGAATTTCATCGTCTGTACTGGGTGTATCATATATTAATTGGTTTTAGTTACTTAGTTCATACACTCTATCTTATTGGTGCCAAGGGTTCAATGAAAATTCTCAGTCCAGACTCATTGCCCTTTTTACTTTGATTATGGTATTCTTTGCTATCCCGTGCAACTTGGCGCACTGGTTTAAGGAAAGACCTTGATTCAAATCCCTGACAAGCTTCGCATACTCTTTCAACAGTACATCATTCTCCTTTTTCCATCCTTTGGGCCTTCCAATGATTTTTCCTTTCTTGACCGCATGCGCCAGGCCGCTCTTGATTTTGGCAGACCGTTGTTTGTTGTCCTCCATGCTTAACTCGGCATAGACCGAGATGAGAATGTTGGTCACGAAAGTCTCTTCTCCGTTGTAATCAAGGCTCTCAAAATTCTGGTTCTTGAAAACTACAGATATCTTATGCTCATGTAGAAAATCGATTGTCCTGCGAATCATCTTGGCATCCCTGCCCAGTCTCTCAACTGAAGTCACAATAACCTTCTTAAATCTACCAACCTTACTTTGTTTGAATAAATGGTCCAGGTCTGGCCGCTTGTTTCCTGTTCTTCCCGATATGTTGTTCGCTATGGTTTCAACTATCTCATAGTTGTTGGCGGTGCAAAACTGCTGAAGCTCGTCAAGCTGATAAGAGTATGATTGCGAGTCTGAAGAGACACGGCAAAAAACTAAAACGGGAATCTTGGCTTCAACTGGTTCAATCATAGCTAAACTTTATTGTGAACTCTTTATGCCCTTATTTTTTGTTTCAACCTAGTCAATCAGATGCCATTTATAAAGACACCTTTATTTTGAACCACCTTCACCTTTTTCAATATCTAAAAGCCCATTTTCTTCTTCCCTCAAGAATGACTCAATTATTCTTCTCCTTCTCTCCTTTATCTTCTCTTCTTCACTGTCAATCTCCACCAAGGTCAGACCTAGCTCTTCTATGTGCCTGTACTTTATCTGGTCACGGGCAATCCAGTTAGTCACTGCCGCTACTGTTACTCCCTTGCGCTTTGCATACTTGGAGGGTGTCGTCTCTTTAGACAAGTCAATGATTACTATCATTACTACAATTGTTTATTTATTACACAAATATAGTAATTAAATATTTTAAATCCTAATATAGATTCATTTCGGCAGTGGATGAAACACTTTTTACAGGAAATGCCTATTCTAAATCACCCTGCTTAGGCTCAATTACATTTTCCATCTTTTCCTGAAGAGCCTGCACAGCCTTGTCTATAATCAATTGCTTACTGATTCTCTTTTTAAGCTTCTTTGCTAGCATAAGCTGTATCTCCTGGATTGTAAAGCTTGCTTGTTCACTAATGCGATAACTGTGTGTCATGTGTCTTGTCTTTTTCTTATATATAAAATACAGCACCCCGAAAACCACTTTACCACAATTCGACTTTTCGCCTTCCGATTCTGATATATACTTTAAACGAATTCGGAAACATGGAACAGATACTCTACAACGAGACACTATATGACAGCGGGGAGGTGAGGGTCTATAAGACCTATGACCCAGAGCTAAAACTATTCGGCCTATACTCGGCCAATGGAAACTGCGGGAAATGCCTGGATGCGGCATACAGGCACATCTTCCCCTTCATTGATGACGATACGGCTCCCGCCATAACAGAAAAGGGGGAATACGTCTGGCTAGACCTTGCCTATAATGAAACGGCCATGAACGAGACAGACGGTGAACTTTGGGCTTCGGTTCACATTAACAACTCATTATGCAACTGCGGAATAGATATCGAAAAGCTGATGGACTGCGGCATGTGCAGTGCGGGTAAAATACTCAACGAAATGAATTTCAGAAGGCTTAGGGAATTCACCGCCACCAGGGTCTATGAATACGAGACGGAAGAGAACCTGTACAGAATAGAGCTGACCCCGAAGGAGGGTGAATGCCAGTCAGCGGACTATCTCTGGGAAGATGCCGAACTGGAGCCTGGGCTGAGAGGCGAGATTGACACCTATGAAGAGCAGGTGGCTGAGATGAAGAACAACCTGAAAGTATGCGTGTACGAGCGATTCAGCATGGGTATTAGCATTTTTTTCTACACGGTACGCATCAGTAAAATGGGTTCACCTTTGCTGTTCAGCGATATTATTGCCCCTAAGGTCATTGGCTTCTATGAGTTCACCTCGAAGTACCGCAGGCCATATGCCAATAGGCATTAAAAATAATAGAAAGAGAAATGAATGATAAGGTAAAGGAGGCGGCCGAGGCGATTGACGAAGAACTGTTGGCCAACTCATCGGAGAACAACTGCAAGATGATGTTTGCGGATGATGATGGATATACAATCAAAGACACGGACGTACTCTATATAATAAGCGGTGGTAGGCTAGAAGAGATTCGCATGAATGAACTAGCTCTTATAGGTTGGCATGAGACGGAGGAATATGTCATAGACAACGACTCGTCAACGAACTACTATCTGCACAAACCCACAGGAAAAATGGTGTTATGCGAATTGACCTACCAGCACAGCAACTGTATTGCCATATTCAGTGACAGAAGCCCCGCTGACGTTCCCAGTATGGCGATGGAACACCACAGATATTTCATTGACCTACTCGCCATAAGGAGGTATAAGATTAGTAGACTGCTTGACTAGCATTGGCCTACTGAGAAGGCAAAAAATAGGGCTTAATTATTATCAGCAATATTATATTGTTAGTAATAATGAAGCCCTTTAAATTAACTTCCCAAGATTCTTCTTGCCCGTTTACCTATGCACGTTTGATGGTATTAAACGAGTCTGACATTCAGAAATTCCTCACGCATCTTAGGCAAATGAATTTCGCTGAATTAGGAAAACTAGATAGCCACTTATATATAATAGTGACTATATTACATTTGAATGAAAAGTAGTTCTAATTCAAGTGATACCTAGCTATGGAAACCTTGCTCAATGATGGGTACTGCCCAGAATGCCTTGTCAACGGCAAAAGCATAAGTCTTCGTCTCAATAAAGACGACTTCTGGGAATGTCCTGAAACCAACCTTCAGTTGGCGGTATATGGAATCCAGGCCGTGGCCTTGAAGTTCAGGGGAACGGGGCGGTTTAGGGACAGGCCCATATTTGGTTCTGACCAAATTGACGGAGCCATCCTTTTCCGCTCAGCGGGGTCATCGGCAGACTCGGACGGCTCTGCCTTCCAGTCTGAAGAAGAGTTAAGAGCTTACCTTGATAATGAGGTCGAGCCACAAAAAGAGCTAATCCTAAAAAACCTGGCTGACTCCTATGTAAAGTTCAAATATGAGGCTTCTCCCCTTGCCTACCAGCGCCAATCCAAATTCTTCAAGATTGAATTTGACGGCCAGGGCATCCTAAAGAAACTGGAGAAGCGTGATGCGGACGAGGGTGTAGAGTTCTCCCGCTCCTACACACACTTGTATAGTCTGTTGATGAAGCTGTTCCAAAATTACCATGAAGGAAACATAGACTGGCTTCCACAGATGGGCATGAGCCAGAACCAACTAGAACTGTGCAATAAGCATCTGCACAGCCCGCCAGAGCCTGTCACCCATTTGAGTGACAAAAACATCCTGCGGCAACGGCTTATGAATTTTATGGTAGACTTGATTGAAATCATCTACCAAGGTAAAACCATAGAAGTCGCCCCAAACTACTCCAATGAGTTTCAAGAAGATGCTAAGGTCTCCCAGGCCGATTCCCTGCTCACGCTCCAAGATATACTGAACCTGAAGACTGACCTGCTTAAAAACGCAAAAGTGAAACTCGTTCGGCACAAGGACAGCAGGAAGGAGTACCGTGACATCATCAAGGACAAGTCATCACTACTGGAATACCAGAGACAGCAGAGCAAGGAGGTATTCAAAGACTGCGACTACATCATATCATTTTTGGGTC contains the following coding sequences:
- a CDS encoding recombinase family protein, translated to MIEPVEAKIPVLVFCRVSSDSQSYSYQLDELQQFCTANNYEIVETIANNISGRTGNKRPDLDHLFKQSKVGRFKKVIVTSVERLGRDAKMIRRTIDFLHEHKISVVFKNQNFESLDYNGEETFVTNILISVYAELSMEDNKQRSAKIKSGLAHAVKKGKIIGRPKGWKKENDVLLKEYAKLVRDLNQGLSLNQCAKLHGIAKNTIIKVKRAMSLD
- a CDS encoding GIY-YIG nuclease family protein; this encodes METLLNDGYCPECLVNGKSISLRLNKDDFWECPETNLQLAVYGIQAVALKFRGTGRFRDRPIFGSDQIDGAILFRSAGSSADSDGSAFQSEEELRAYLDNEVEPQKELILKNLADSYVKFKYEASPLAYQRQSKFFKIEFDGQGILKKLEKRDADEGVEFSRSYTHLYSLLMKLFQNYHEGNIDWLPQMGMSQNQLELCNKHLHSPPEPVTHLSDKNILRQRLMNFMVDLIEIIYQGKTIEVAPNYSNEFQEDAKVSQADSLLTLQDILNLKTDLLKNAKVKLVRHKDSRKEYRDIIKDKSSLLEYQRQQSKEVFKDCDYIISFLGQEGTKSLLFGIFKVSGVEKREKHFYYDLNLVHELEFLYDRIIIDWGNNAQAWHQWYHTQLKEVVQILPKGYLGSFPGLLNFVLDFQELERLILNPDANQDWKNHLSAVNGIYMILDSNTGNQYIGSACGSEGIWQRWSEYAKSHHGGNQKLIKLCAEAGYHRNFRFSILQTLPSNITKREIVAIEFLYMEKFGTRANGLN